The window AAAACAAAGGATACATAAAAACCGATGGCTTAGCCAGAGGTGGAAGGGGAAGGCGGAGCAGTGACCAGTTCTGCTAATATAGACTTATATGaatatatgtatatgtgcaaaattatgattttgcttATCATGCAAAAATTCTGGCTTCACCATCATAAGACAAAGGATGTTAGTGCATATACTTGAATGAGACCAAAGACCAAGAGAGGCCAAAGAGGCTCGAATAAGTGTTGGGATTCCGAATGAGCTTTCGCCAAACCATGATCAGTATGAGCCTTGTCATCACATTGGCTGGCGGCATTGCAGTCGGCTTCGCATCCACAATCGTTTTTGGGTTAAGCTCAATAGTGGAGCTCGAACCAAGCTTGGAAAGAACAGGCCCTTCACGATCAGGACCATTCGGTCCACGTTTGTTCCCAAAACTAAATTCATCGCGGCCGAAATCGTCATAATCTAAATCATTACAAACGCACATCAAAACGGGTCGATAAGAACTAGTTCGGTACCAAGGCTTGTCTGCAGATGATTTTCAtgaacaaaaataatatataatataatataaaaatgaatGGGAAGCACGTGATAACAGATGACAAATAAACCAAAATTTGAGGGATGCTGCAGTTTTGTTGACAAACAAAGAACAGAAGACCCATCCTAGAAGGAAATTCATACGGAAAAATACAACCACAAGCTAATAATAGTAAAAGAAATAGAAATACAAGAGCATCTCTCCCTAAATGACAAAAGCAGTTGCATTAAAAAATGTACTCAACATAGTTCCAACAAGAAGCATTAAATTTCATGCACTGtttcattttcaaaatcaaagaGAATAAATCAAACCATCAAAAAACTTGAGATTCAACTGTAATAATCTGACCAAGAGAAAAAAAAAGGgtccaaatatttttttctgTAGTAATCTTTCCAAGAAAAAAAAGGatccaaatatttttttaaaaaaattatacctttgggaTGTGCTCCAACATTAAGTTCGTTTCCATAATCGCCTCCTCTAAAAACGTGAATCCCTCCTTCAGAAACTGGGGAAGCACTTGAACTCCACACAAACATGTGAAGATCTTTACCACCACCACCCTCAGCCCCATTAGCCTTCTTCTTTCCTCCACCTCCGGCCGCAGCCGGAGAGAATATTCCAGCGCTGGCAGGAGCAGGATACCCCCCATTACACTTGCCTTGATTCATATGTCCACTCTCCTCATCAAAACCACCCAAGTTCCCAAAATTTGATTGCCTTGGACTACTATTCTTACCATTCACCATTGAGTAAAAATCAGTGTGATTAAAACTCGAGCCCCTGGGAGTAGGATTTCTTGAAGATTGCAGAGAGTAAATCTCTGCATTGGTTAAGTTAGACGGTCTTGGAGTTAAAGAAATACCACCAGAATGTGGGCCACCAAGggatctccttgaaaagatatctGATCTTGAACTTGTTGATTTCCTCACAGTAACATGAATCTTCCCATCTTCTCCGACCTCTGCCTCAGTCTGCAAAGGCTCTTTCCCATCCAAAGAAATTATATCAGAATCAACTCTGAACGAAATGATGGAGCCTGCAGTGTCGGGAAACTGCTCTGAAATAAGCATTCTTGCTCCTCTATACTCGAACAAAAACAGCATCAAAGTGTACCAGATTATGCACTGTAACACAACAATCTGAACCATtaaactccctgagaaatcacCATACATTCCCTTTAACAAAGGGATTCCCATTACAAGGGTGTTAGGCAACGTGGAGACTGAAAAAAGAGTAATAGACCACTCCAAGGATCCTCTGGCGCTGGTTTTCGACCATATGGCAAGAACAGAGAGTACGATTATTTTCTGCAGAGAGTCTGCGGCAATGAATCTGTAGTTCATTTCGTAAGGATTGTTGGAGGCGATGAAGTGAAAAGAGAGAAGCGGGACCGCGAATAGCGCCACAAATCTGTTGATTCCTGAACATTGGTCCGGCGTGAATATTTTCCACCATTTTACCGAACCATAAGCCAAGATCATGGCCACATAGAGAGGCACCACAGCTGTAAGAACATGGTAGAGGTCTGTGATTGTGATCATTTTTTTCCCAACTTTTTTTGAGAAACTATCAAGGTTGGATTTTTAGCCCGGAAGTTGCAAAACCCTTCTCTGATTTTAGAAAGACGACCACTTGCAGATTTTGAAACAACAACGAATATGGAAAATGGAGCAGCAGGAACTTGAGCTGAGTATGGTCTTTTTAATGGTTTTTATGATAGAAAATGGAATGATGGGGGATCAAGAAAACAGTTGTGTGACCAGATTTTCTGGCTCAGTTTGGGAGAGAGGGACAGAAGAAGCGATGTGAAATTATTTAATGGGAAATAAATGGCAGACAAAGAAAATAAAAGCAGAGGTCCTTTCATGGAAAAGCGAAAGAAAGAAGCCAACTCTTACACATTCAGAGACATTTATGCATGCAGAATCATAGCGTGtgtaaaataataattacacacattattattattattattattattattattattattattattattattattattattatttctatatataaaaatagaacgtttaaaaaattgtttaaaaGCTAAACAAACATCTTACTTAATTATCAATTTGTAGGAGATTTCGACACCTCAAGAAATATTAAATTGGCTTGGTTGAtggtttttttattattaatttaaatatatatatataatttcaaaaataatttttctggtagtGTTTTGCAAGAATCGGTGAGCATCCGCTGCCACTGGCTTTTGATTAAATTAtatgaattaaattaaatgttgcactaaaatttatgttataataaaaaaatcatttgtaATATTGTaccaattaaattatatattccactaaaatttaataattaagatttatatattttcgaattatataaaatattaattttattttaaaaaatcaaatacaATACTTTTATATATCAACaactaaaatttaatatttaatataaatagattattgatattgattttattttgaagaatttattaaaaaaacttaTATCACGTTAAAAATTATCATTTGTATCATTGAACCAATTAAACTATATAATGCacttaaaattcaaaattaatattcatatatttttgaattatataaaatattgatttCCTTTTTAAAAAGTCAGATACAATATTTTTGTATATCAAAAACTGAAATTTAATATATAACATGAATaaatgattgatattgattttattttgaagaagttaaaaaattatatcatattgaaaaaaaaaatcatttgtaTCATTGTaccaattaaattatataatgcattaaaaattcataattaatatttatatatttttcgaattatttaaatatttattttattttttaaaaataaaattcaatacTTTTGTATATCAACaactaaaatttaatatttaacatGAGTAGATTATTGATACTGATTTTATTTTGAAGaacgtaaaaaaaaattatatcatacTTACAAAAATATCATTTGTATCATTATAACAATTAAGTTATATATTGCATTAAAATTTCATTattaagaataatatattttcgaattatataaaatattgattttaatttttaaaaaatagaataaacaaaaatatatattatttaaggGGTTAATATACAATGTAATCAGAGCTATAGGCAGCGTCCCACTGTGCCACTGATGGCTGACGCTGCCactaacaaaattatttttgaaattaaattttttcaaaaaaatatattaaaaaatcgaTAAATTGCTAGTTTGAATTCTGGTACGTTCGATGCATTTATTGCGATGAAACGAATTATGTAACATACCATCCTTTTCGTACTCAaaattttgcggaaaaattaaaaattttcttgaaagtAAAAATGTTTTTAATGTCTGTTATAAAATAACTCAACCAAGTCCCTCATAAGACATAGTTGCTCAAAATAACTTAAATAAAGTTTTCTCACGAAAAGTGTGCTCAAAGAATTTCCCTCGAAACAAGAAATCAGAGATAAATTAACATTTGTGTAAAAACATAAACtctgcggtcctcgggttagccttccgctcagtccaagtctgccccttggtcgccacctcctgtctcctcatcaacatactcacctgcatcgatcaagtctagtgagtctaaagactcaacacgtataaactggtagtaacgagtagtacataataaaatcacatgcaactttaaaataggacatacatacttaaaacttgaatttgcaaaatgaacttgaacatacgtacgtacataattagacgtgccatcaaaataaactttcttaaacatgcttgcatacttgaacatacttgaacatacaaaacttcatcattttgcgtagaggatgtttcaaagcaagtgactcatacataataaacgcctgatcagacaaaccgcagtactgggctgacagggacgtatccactgccacatacatgagatccccgttcataatttaacgggctggttggtccccgttcataatttaacgatttccaaccatgatctaactcgttcataatttaacggggtggagaggtcctcggccacgttcaccgacttccaaacccattcaatttggtcacaagacatttagcatacctcaaaacttaaaatattttcttgcacgtcaaacatacttacttgtcgttgagggattcattggacttcgatcggggccgtcgctgctgcacatactaacatgaaactgCATACTTAACtggcataacttagacgtagaaatcatacttactcctaagctcaatcaatacttaggacgttctaagttttcccatgactcgaccttgaaaacatcatattaaaccttagcatacaacctcaaACCGAATCCTAAGTGATGAAAGAATGTATCCCAAAAAtaggaggacacggaccccgtgcctaggtctgggcttgggtccgtgtagatagtGCATGGTGTGTGTGTCGAAAagtaaaggcacggaccccgtctatAGGTCCGGGTCAGGGTCCATGTAGATACTGTGAAGGGAACACTCGGAAAAgagaggggcacggaccccgtgcatgggtccgtgtGGGGGGTCCGTGTACTATCGGGAACTTGGCACTGCTgagggaacaaaggcacggaccccgtgtgggggtccgggtgagggtccgtgtactcgcGGGACAagaaaactcacgaaaattctgtacatgttttgtttagcGCTCTCGACTCGATTGTACACACTATGAGTGggcacctcgagacccatcctagcttgCCATAACCTTAAAACGCATTCGCATAGACTCCCAAAGCAACAATGTTCACCTTACGACGCATATCAttcaaaaacgtggcaattgacaccgAAACGTTTCCTACGGCTTTAATGaggtcgagtgcctatcgacactaaaccacctatcaaataacaacccaacatcatactaagcatacctagacgcagcaacgatcacccgtcgatccccaacgaagcctgcaaccataaaatctccagaacacatcaatacataattttctgaaaacgcagtttgagcagtcccacgaaaaacatcataactcactcaattttcatccaaaaatcttgaattttataTCATATCGAAgacatcgaaaagttctacaattttctagctgaaagttttctcaaaatcccgacggaaaaatttcagttttcaacagaacagtaagttacgagttttcagatctaaaaagtatttcaaaacgcattcaaaccattttccgctcaaacgacgaatgtcacacatgaatttttacgcataaaaataacccaacacataatatgacaagatcggtGCAGAAAGaatagaatatacgtgcctttgatgataaacgttaccgaaacgatgATAACGAAGCAGGGAAGGCGtgaggattgatccgggacgaacgtggcaccgatttctttgaataaaatgcaacaaaaccttgctggaaattaaagggagggggcggctgctatgcttctcaagaaccctaggttttcttttaaaagaatGAAGTGAAGAGAGAAATaaaattgtgtgtgtgtatgcTTGAGTGTCGTGAGTGGTGTGtgtaaagtgtgtgtgtgcgtgcgtgCGTTTTGTGTAGTGGGTAGGAGATTAGGATGTTAATTAGGGACAATAATTTACTTAATTACTAATTAACAACCAATCAAGGCATTAACCCACTactaactttaaataaaaatcgtGTGATTGAAATAAAGTGCACAAGAGACAATTCCTTAAAACTTTAAAGTCTCCAAAATCTCCTAATAGTcaaattaggcttttaaattactaaaactagataaattatttaaaatgccccactccactaaaaataaaataccgtcctttaaaattgccaaagatcgtcaccgggtctcttcctcgatcccgtctcgaataatcgcctgaaacatgaaacttgaagaaagcattttaacgtgcatcgcataagcatagttaatttaaaatgatgcaaataaataaataatgaattaaaacataaattaatgaaataaacatgcattaaaaccatttaataaaaatacataaggaatttaatgaATTGCACACATGTGGTTCATGTagacctcaaattttcgggacgtcacaatagctcaactggtaccaggattgctgccaagatctatataagtccaggaggtcttgggttctaatcctggagaaggcaaaagctccagtgcctgggctggagaagttctatgagtaatgggtaatagGATAACCGTGTTGCATCAGTCCAaccgggaacagcccatgtgcattacaaaaaaaggcgtctttttttgtaatgcacatgggctgttcccgattgggctgtATCCCTCTCGGTTGTctcattacccattactcatagaacttctccagcccaggaactggagcttttgccttccccaggattagaacccaagacctcctggacttatatagatcttggcagcaatcctggtaccagttgatctactcagcccatgtgcattacaaattattttacgaaaaAGTACCTAATGAAATTCGCCATTTGTTTATGTTGAAAGTACGTGAGCTACGAGCCTACAACAA is drawn from Primulina eburnea isolate SZY01 chromosome 10, ASM2296580v1, whole genome shotgun sequence and contains these coding sequences:
- the LOC140802954 gene encoding probable auxin efflux carrier component 1b produces the protein MITITDLYHVLTAVVPLYVAMILAYGSVKWWKIFTPDQCSGINRFVALFAVPLLSFHFIASNNPYEMNYRFIAADSLQKIIVLSVLAIWSKTSARGSLEWSITLFSVSTLPNTLVMGIPLLKGMYGDFSGSLMVQIVVLQCIIWYTLMLFLFEYRGARMLISEQFPDTAGSIISFRVDSDIISLDGKEPLQTEAEVGEDGKIHVTVRKSTSSRSDIFSRRSLGGPHSGGISLTPRPSNLTNAEIYSLQSSRNPTPRGSSFNHTDFYSMVNGKNSSPRQSNFGNLGGFDEESGHMNQGKCNGGYPAPASAGIFSPAAAGGGGKKKANGAEGGGGKDLHMFVWSSSASPVSEGGIHVFRGGDYGNELNVGAHPKDYDDFGRDEFSFGNKRGPNGPDREGPVLSKLGSSSTIELNPKTIVDAKPTAMPPANVMTRLILIMVWRKLIRNPNTYSSLFGLSWSLVSFKWHVEMPAIIAKSISILSDAGLGMAMFSLGLFMALQPRMIACGKSVAAFSMAIRFLTGPAVMAAASIAVGLRGVLLHIAIVQAALPQGIVPFVFAKEYNVHPDILSTGVIFGMLIALPITLVYYILLGL